In the genome of Candidatus Reidiella endopervernicosa, one region contains:
- a CDS encoding diguanylate cyclase domain-containing protein: protein MHRNSNFAKHLLWLFLPVAIIVISGATAIYKSETSADLSLIRLSEDATVRVSSNTIKRIVQSITRDLAFLAEQETFIEMVSNGNGHRDLLIKDWQSFSHTKGIYDQIRWLDTEGQEQVRINYNGGEPISVPEHKLQNKRKRYYFTDTLPLNRGEFFISPLDLNIEQGKIERPIKPVIRIGTPVFNHEGEKRGIILLNYFGNELLRAFSQAMSDTDSHTWLINRDGYWLKGSNSNAEWGFMFNEPDLSLPALYTAAWQQINATEEGQFKDQHGLWTFNTIYPLIEGQKTSTGTNETFAASRSELASRDYYWKAVLLLPTDQYRATAHSLVLVTIALVGGLFFGSWRLATAWVREEKAQEKLRHVNEHLEETVASRTEDLRNEITVRQHAEEALRHREQRFRSITNTSSIAMIITVDHLGNVVTWNPAAERTFGYSESEVIGKPLTQVMPERYRSQHKQGLANAVSGQLTRVMDRTVEVHGLKKGGEEFPIELSLGTWKQDGKQYFSAVIHDISERRIAEEQLKHIANHDTLTGLPSRRLCLDRIKTAAATAKRDNNRAAVLFIDLDGFKGVNDTLGHEADDALLVNVSKRLTRCVREIDTVARIGGDEFVVVLFGLDNRESITHIAAKLIHALSQPFQLGDEEAVIGASIGIAIYPDDTDNSDLLLKLADEAMYCVKNTGKNSYQFYR, encoded by the coding sequence ATGCACCGAAATAGCAACTTCGCCAAGCACCTTCTCTGGTTGTTCCTGCCAGTTGCTATCATCGTCATTTCTGGCGCAACGGCCATCTACAAGTCTGAAACCAGTGCCGACTTGTCACTCATTCGCCTCTCTGAAGATGCCACCGTTCGTGTCTCTTCCAACACCATCAAGAGAATCGTTCAGTCGATCACTCGTGATCTCGCCTTTCTTGCCGAACAGGAGACCTTCATCGAGATGGTCTCCAATGGCAATGGCCATCGAGATCTGCTCATCAAAGATTGGCAGAGCTTCTCTCATACCAAGGGCATCTACGACCAGATCCGTTGGCTGGATACCGAAGGTCAGGAACAGGTAAGAATTAATTACAACGGTGGAGAACCCATCAGCGTTCCTGAACACAAGTTACAGAACAAGCGCAAACGCTATTACTTTACCGACACCCTGCCTCTTAACAGGGGTGAGTTCTTTATCTCTCCGCTCGATCTGAATATCGAGCAGGGAAAAATTGAACGGCCTATAAAGCCGGTGATCCGCATCGGAACACCCGTTTTTAACCACGAGGGAGAGAAACGGGGAATTATCCTTTTAAACTATTTCGGCAATGAATTATTACGCGCTTTTTCACAAGCCATGAGTGATACCGACTCTCATACCTGGCTGATCAATCGAGATGGTTATTGGTTGAAAGGTTCAAACAGCAATGCCGAGTGGGGCTTTATGTTTAACGAACCCGATCTATCACTCCCCGCTCTGTATACGGCTGCATGGCAACAGATCAACGCGACCGAAGAGGGTCAATTTAAGGACCAGCATGGGCTGTGGACCTTTAACACGATCTATCCCCTGATCGAGGGGCAGAAAACAAGCACTGGCACAAATGAGACATTTGCTGCGAGTCGTTCCGAACTCGCTAGCAGGGATTACTACTGGAAAGCTGTGCTCCTGCTCCCCACCGACCAATACCGTGCTACAGCACATTCGCTGGTCCTGGTCACGATAGCCCTTGTTGGCGGTCTATTTTTCGGCTCATGGCGTCTGGCCACTGCCTGGGTGCGTGAAGAGAAGGCACAGGAAAAATTACGCCACGTTAATGAACATCTGGAAGAGACTGTTGCTTCAAGGACAGAAGATCTACGCAACGAAATCACGGTTCGCCAACACGCCGAGGAAGCCTTGAGACATCGTGAACAACGCTTCAGGTCCATTACCAACACCTCCTCTATAGCAATGATCATCACCGTCGATCACCTGGGCAACGTGGTCACCTGGAACCCAGCCGCTGAGCGGACATTTGGTTATTCAGAATCTGAAGTTATTGGAAAACCTCTCACTCAGGTTATGCCCGAGAGATACCGGTCTCAGCATAAACAAGGTTTGGCCAATGCAGTCAGCGGTCAATTGACGCGTGTCATGGATAGAACTGTTGAGGTTCATGGACTGAAAAAAGGCGGCGAAGAGTTTCCGATTGAGCTATCACTGGGTACCTGGAAACAGGATGGTAAACAATATTTCAGTGCCGTCATCCACGATATCAGTGAGCGTCGAATTGCCGAGGAACAACTTAAACACATTGCCAATCACGATACGCTCACAGGATTGCCATCACGCCGACTCTGTCTTGACCGAATCAAAACCGCTGCCGCAACGGCCAAACGTGATAATAATCGTGCGGCCGTCCTGTTTATTGATCTCGATGGTTTTAAGGGTGTTAACGACACGTTGGGACACGAAGCCGATGATGCACTCCTGGTCAATGTCAGTAAACGACTCACCCGCTGTGTCAGAGAGATCGATACGGTCGCACGCATTGGTGGCGACGAGTTTGTTGTTGTCCTGTTTGGTCTCGACAACAGAGAGAGCATCACCCATATCGCCGCCAAGCTGATCCACGCCCTGTCGCAACCATTCCAACTTGGAGACGAAGAGGCCGTCATTGGTGCCAGCATCGGCATCGCTATCTATCCCGACGACACGGACAATTCAGACCTACTGCTAAAGCTTGCCGATGAGGCGATGTATTGCGTCAAGAATACCGGGAAAAATAGCTATCAGTTTTATCGCTGA
- the rsgA gene encoding ribosome small subunit-dependent GTPase A encodes MSNQYSLAQLGWQPFFQQQISLEEWEPSIFARVASYQRSQISLFTVDGQRTLSVTPNLPPITVGDWLLLGSDGSFQRLLERRSLFSRKAAGSKVERQLIAANIDTLFIVTSLNQDFSLSRIERYLSLAKQNDVEAVVVLSKSDLCDDVDNYRDQVEALDPLLSVVTVNSLDHSSTATLESWCGSGQTVALLGSSGVGKSTLINTLSGTTTQATASIREDDSKGRHTTTGRSLHLLNSGGLLLDTPGMRELQLVDCEEGVEETFAELHTLAQQCRFSDCQHHSEPGCAIQATIDAGSIDARRLSSYQKLLREQAFNSATLAERRDHDRNLTRYYRSVLTESKRFKEQG; translated from the coding sequence ATGTCAAATCAATACTCGCTCGCCCAACTGGGCTGGCAACCATTTTTCCAGCAACAGATCTCACTCGAGGAGTGGGAACCCTCTATCTTTGCCCGTGTTGCTAGCTATCAGCGTTCACAGATCTCACTGTTCACCGTTGACGGACAGCGCACGCTATCGGTAACACCCAATCTGCCACCGATCACCGTTGGCGACTGGCTACTGCTCGGCAGCGATGGAAGCTTTCAGCGACTGCTCGAACGTCGTTCACTCTTTTCACGCAAGGCGGCGGGCAGCAAGGTTGAACGTCAACTGATTGCTGCCAATATCGATACGCTCTTTATCGTCACCTCGCTCAACCAGGACTTCAGTCTCAGTCGTATTGAGCGTTACCTGTCACTGGCTAAGCAGAATGACGTCGAGGCGGTCGTGGTGTTGAGCAAATCTGATCTCTGTGACGATGTCGATAACTACCGTGATCAGGTTGAAGCGCTCGATCCACTACTATCGGTTGTTACAGTAAATAGTCTCGATCACAGCAGTACGGCTACGCTTGAGTCCTGGTGTGGTAGTGGGCAGACCGTTGCACTGCTCGGCTCATCAGGTGTCGGCAAGTCGACGTTAATCAATACGCTCTCTGGCACAACCACTCAGGCGACCGCCTCGATACGCGAAGATGACAGCAAAGGTCGGCATACAACCACTGGACGTTCGCTACATCTATTAAACTCTGGTGGACTGTTGCTCGACACACCGGGTATGCGAGAGCTACAACTGGTCGACTGTGAGGAGGGGGTAGAAGAGACCTTTGCCGAACTGCACACACTCGCGCAGCAGTGTCGCTTCTCCGACTGCCAACATCATTCGGAACCCGGCTGTGCCATACAGGCAACAATTGACGCAGGCAGCATCGATGCACGTCGACTCTCCAGCTATCAGAAGCTGCTTCGTGAGCAGGCCTTCAATAGCGCCACTCTGGCTGAGAGGCGTGATCACGATCGCAACCTGACACGCTACTATCGGTCGGTCCTGACTGAGTCGAAAAGATTCAAGGAGCAGGGATAG
- the arfB gene encoding alternative ribosome rescue aminoacyl-tRNA hydrolase ArfB, giving the protein MAPLTISNSVTIPEEEIELTAIRAQGAGGQNVNKVSSAIHLRFDIRGSSLPEIYKERLLVQRDRRINSDGVIVIKAQRFRTQEKNRDDALERLREIIKAAMVTQKKRRPTKPSKNSQKRRLDSKAKHGKHKALRGRVRED; this is encoded by the coding sequence ATGGCACCGTTAACCATCAGCAATAGCGTCACGATCCCAGAGGAGGAGATCGAACTGACAGCCATCCGCGCCCAGGGCGCGGGTGGTCAGAACGTTAACAAGGTCTCCTCGGCGATCCATCTGCGCTTCGATATCAGAGGCTCATCGCTTCCTGAAATCTATAAAGAGCGGTTATTGGTGCAACGCGATCGGCGCATCAATAGCGATGGCGTTATTGTGATCAAGGCGCAACGCTTTCGCACTCAGGAAAAGAATCGTGATGATGCACTGGAACGTCTCAGGGAAATCATCAAGGCAGCGATGGTCACACAGAAAAAACGTCGTCCGACCAAACCATCAAAGAACTCACAGAAACGTCGACTCGACAGTAAGGCCAAACATGGCAAACACAAGGCACTACGTGGTCGCGTCAGAGAGGATTAA
- a CDS encoding YaeQ family protein encodes MAIKATIFKASLQITDMDRNYYQGHELTIARHPSETDERMMLRLLAFARHADEALTFTKGISTDDEPDLWRMDLTGAIDEWIELGQPDEKRIRQACGRSKQVIIYCYSGHSAELWWEQLKAKAAGIKNLSIYSVAPESCKTLGTLAERNMQLHTTIQDGDIWFGNDDQNLAIEISTWQ; translated from the coding sequence ATGGCCATCAAGGCAACCATTTTTAAGGCTTCACTACAGATCACCGACATGGACCGCAACTACTACCAGGGGCACGAGCTGACCATCGCTCGTCACCCTTCAGAAACCGATGAGCGAATGATGCTGCGACTACTCGCCTTCGCCCGGCACGCCGATGAGGCGCTCACCTTTACCAAGGGAATCAGTACCGACGATGAACCTGACCTGTGGCGCATGGATCTGACCGGCGCGATTGATGAGTGGATAGAGTTGGGGCAACCCGATGAGAAACGCATTCGCCAAGCCTGCGGTCGCTCTAAACAGGTGATCATCTACTGCTACAGCGGTCACAGTGCTGAGCTATGGTGGGAACAGTTAAAGGCAAAGGCGGCAGGAATTAAAAACCTTAGCATCTATTCGGTCGCACCAGAGAGCTGCAAGACGCTGGGAACACTTGCCGAGCGCAACATGCAACTACACACCACCATTCAGGATGGTGATATCTGGTTTGGTAATGATGATCAAAACCTCGCTATCGAGATCTCAACCTGGCAATAG
- a CDS encoding D-hexose-6-phosphate mutarotase: protein MSTNSDHHPHTINGRVALRNGKGDLPVVDITAVGATASVALQGAHLLSWIPEGGAEVIWVSEDAKFAPGKSVRGGVPICWPWFGPHTLELSYPAHGFARTIDWELSGSALLESGEVELTLRPMLNSQAKSQWPHATELEYRIAVGKQLRFALTTRNEGSDAFTIGQALHTYFAVGDASQISIGGLDGCPYLDKVDGFERKQQSGDVSISEETDRIYLESSIDCTIDDPALQRRIRINKSGSNSTIVWNPWIETAEKMGDLGENGYLKMVCVESANAADDVVTIDPGGEHTLQIVYSVESLV, encoded by the coding sequence ATGAGTACCAATTCAGACCATCACCCACACACCATCAATGGCAGGGTTGCGCTCCGCAACGGAAAAGGTGATCTACCGGTAGTCGATATCACGGCAGTGGGTGCAACAGCGAGCGTTGCACTGCAGGGTGCTCACCTGCTCAGCTGGATTCCTGAAGGTGGTGCAGAGGTGATCTGGGTCTCAGAGGATGCCAAGTTTGCACCCGGAAAATCGGTGCGTGGTGGTGTGCCTATCTGCTGGCCGTGGTTCGGTCCACATACCTTAGAGTTGTCATATCCGGCGCACGGTTTTGCACGCACCATTGATTGGGAGTTGAGTGGCAGTGCATTACTCGAGAGCGGTGAGGTCGAGCTAACACTGCGCCCGATGTTGAACTCGCAAGCAAAGAGTCAGTGGCCCCATGCAACTGAGCTTGAGTACCGTATTGCGGTAGGCAAGCAGTTGAGATTCGCACTGACCACACGTAATGAGGGTAGCGATGCATTCACCATAGGTCAGGCATTGCACACCTATTTTGCTGTGGGCGATGCGAGTCAGATAAGCATTGGTGGACTTGATGGCTGTCCCTACCTCGACAAGGTGGATGGTTTTGAACGCAAACAGCAGTCGGGTGATGTGAGCATCAGCGAAGAGACCGATCGGATCTATCTCGAGTCGTCGATCGATTGTACGATCGATGATCCCGCCCTGCAGCGACGTATACGTATCAACAAGAGTGGCAGCAACTCCACCATCGTCTGGAATCCCTGGATCGAGACGGCCGAGAAGATGGGTGATCTGGGTGAGAATGGCTATCTGAAAATGGTCTGCGTCGAGAGCGCCAACGCAGCCGATGATGTGGTTACGATTGATCCAGGTGGTGAACACACCTTACAGATTGTCTATAGCGTTGAGTCGCTGGTTTAA
- the yeiP gene encoding elongation factor P-like protein YeiP codes for MKANEIKKGAAIEVDGQTILVKQLQVQSPSSRSGSTLYKVRGQNVVSRQKFERSFKGDEAVNSVDLIRRPVQLLYKDGDGVTFMDSESYEQYILSEDSIEEELKYIAEGLEGMLALITDEVILGIELPTTVVLEITECAPGMKGASASARTKPATLSTGLVVQVPEYLEVGEVIKVNTDSADYISRA; via the coding sequence ATGAAAGCGAATGAGATTAAAAAAGGTGCGGCGATTGAGGTCGATGGTCAGACGATTCTGGTCAAACAGCTGCAGGTACAGTCGCCCTCCTCGCGCAGCGGTAGCACCCTCTATAAGGTGCGTGGCCAGAATGTGGTCAGTCGCCAGAAGTTCGAGCGCAGTTTCAAGGGTGATGAGGCAGTCAACAGCGTTGACCTGATCCGTCGCCCGGTGCAGCTGCTCTATAAAGATGGCGATGGCGTCACCTTTATGGACAGCGAGAGCTACGAGCAGTACATCCTCAGCGAAGATTCGATCGAAGAGGAGCTGAAGTACATCGCCGAGGGGCTCGAGGGAATGTTGGCATTGATAACCGATGAAGTGATTCTGGGTATTGAGCTGCCGACCACCGTCGTTCTGGAGATCACCGAGTGTGCGCCAGGAATGAAGGGTGCCTCAGCGTCGGCGCGTACCAAGCCTGCCACCCTCTCTACCGGTCTGGTGGTTCAGGTGCCCGAGTACCTGGAGGTGGGTGAGGTGATCAAGGTCAATACCGACAGCGCTGACTATATTTCGCGCGCCTGA
- a CDS encoding glycosyltransferase: protein MIPKIIHFTWVDHNLPEAYKKVVDSWRLHHPDWQINIWSDEDNRALIEDHYPWFLEIYDAYPKAIMRCDAVRYFILHHEGGVYSDLDVECLGSIDGLMGASRLFLSAEPEKHLEERQASARGFPYLLCNALMGSERGNGFWNHVHEVLVKQRESYTVLDATGPFMLTGAVMTVADELRPDVLLADSWSPHDKHGNSCHDSAAYRQTMYAQFNCLDTVDKPLLNHLWHGSWSNKDLNRRPKRKSLKQIWRELRCPELDYKDIASAIVIDNQRLEQVTSHPRILIATPMKNAASNIERYREMIEALDYPCEQIDVAILYSDCIDKTEELLMQLKSSWSERFHSVWIERLDFGFHLKVKRWDRSVQLRRRSILAQCRNRLASRALEGYEYCLFIDVDLSDLPTDLIQQMLSSQRDVVMANCVKEDGKPFDKNAFLYEKLPDFKYLYRYARKEGLLQPPSGTPRIYLTELNYLNLVPLDCVGGTALLVKSEVLKQGVTFPESPYNYHIETEGFGLMARDRGFTVVGMPNLHVVHPSNE, encoded by the coding sequence ATGATTCCAAAAATAATCCACTTTACCTGGGTCGATCATAACCTGCCTGAAGCGTATAAGAAGGTGGTTGATTCATGGCGTCTTCATCATCCCGATTGGCAGATAAATATTTGGAGCGACGAGGATAATCGCGCACTGATTGAAGATCACTACCCATGGTTTCTAGAGATCTATGATGCCTATCCCAAGGCGATTATGCGTTGCGATGCCGTGCGCTATTTCATCTTGCATCATGAGGGTGGTGTCTATTCAGATCTCGATGTGGAATGTTTGGGGTCTATCGACGGTTTGATGGGTGCAAGCCGACTGTTTTTATCAGCAGAACCAGAAAAACATCTTGAAGAGCGACAGGCTTCTGCCAGAGGTTTTCCCTACCTACTCTGCAATGCGTTGATGGGATCAGAGCGTGGAAATGGTTTCTGGAACCATGTGCATGAGGTATTAGTAAAACAGAGAGAGAGCTACACGGTCTTAGATGCAACGGGTCCATTTATGCTCACCGGGGCAGTGATGACGGTAGCCGATGAGCTGCGACCAGACGTGCTACTTGCCGACAGCTGGTCACCGCACGATAAACATGGAAACAGTTGCCATGACTCCGCCGCCTATCGACAAACTATGTATGCTCAATTTAATTGCCTGGATACAGTTGATAAACCGCTGTTAAATCATCTTTGGCATGGCTCGTGGTCAAATAAAGATTTGAATAGACGACCCAAACGTAAAAGTTTAAAGCAAATATGGAGAGAGTTGCGCTGCCCTGAGCTTGATTATAAGGACATCGCATCTGCGATCGTTATCGACAACCAGAGGTTAGAGCAGGTCACATCACATCCGAGAATTTTGATCGCGACGCCTATGAAAAATGCGGCGTCGAATATCGAGCGCTACCGGGAGATGATAGAGGCGCTTGATTACCCGTGTGAACAGATCGATGTCGCTATTCTTTACAGTGACTGTATCGACAAGACGGAAGAGCTGCTGATGCAGTTGAAGTCGAGTTGGAGTGAACGCTTTCACTCAGTGTGGATTGAACGTCTCGATTTTGGTTTTCATTTAAAGGTAAAACGGTGGGATCGTTCAGTACAGCTGAGGCGTCGCTCAATTCTGGCGCAGTGCCGTAACCGCCTTGCGAGCAGAGCTTTAGAGGGTTATGAGTACTGTCTTTTTATCGATGTCGATCTGAGCGATTTACCCACAGATCTCATTCAACAGATGCTTTCGTCTCAACGCGATGTGGTGATGGCCAACTGTGTGAAAGAGGATGGTAAACCCTTCGATAAAAACGCATTCCTCTATGAGAAGTTGCCTGACTTTAAATATCTCTACCGTTACGCTCGAAAAGAGGGGTTGTTGCAACCGCCATCGGGAACACCACGGATCTATCTGACTGAGTTGAACTATCTCAATCTGGTTCCACTCGACTGTGTCGGTGGTACAGCACTGTTAGTGAAGAGTGAAGTGTTGAAGCAGGGGGTAACATTCCCAGAATCACCCTATAACTATCACATTGAGACAGAGGGTTTTGGTTTGATGGCGAGGGATCGGGGCTTCACCGTGGTCGGCATGCCAAATCTGCATGTGGTACACCCCAGTAACGAGTGA
- a CDS encoding glycosyltransferase family 4 protein, which produces MKVVIIPGDHNYSRALASGLESGGVDCVLLGKWGSYLPEIVDEIKAQRPDILHLHWPESLLTSRKTMKQSSSEILNDFSDALEKLRACNIKLCLTLHNFLPHNCVNPDFEQRLYQLLYTFSDGNIHHSNCGRQRVLEAFEFSGQHSLIQHGFFSHEPVSTLTKEQARHSLGLPDDALILISVGLVRPYKTHELIIKAVRDLERRAVLLIAGAFHDRGYYRRLKSIAYPNYIEKVKGLLGRGDIRFLDYVKENDLADLARAADYLISAHGKRSLTTAAPHFAQQHLLPIICSRSPYNCEILGEAGIYFDVDESGEDNLSEVLAASSEAEHEEKKRALKENRKAYSWTLVGKKTADFYRQICTI; this is translated from the coding sequence ATGAAGGTAGTCATAATTCCAGGAGATCATAACTATTCGAGGGCGCTTGCCAGCGGTCTTGAATCGGGCGGTGTGGATTGTGTGCTGCTCGGAAAGTGGGGAAGTTATCTGCCGGAGATAGTTGATGAGATTAAAGCTCAGCGGCCAGATATTCTGCACCTACACTGGCCAGAGTCTTTACTCACCTCAAGAAAAACAATGAAACAGAGTAGCTCTGAGATTTTAAATGATTTCAGTGATGCACTAGAGAAACTACGAGCGTGTAATATTAAGCTCTGTTTAACCCTTCATAATTTTCTTCCACACAACTGTGTTAATCCAGATTTTGAGCAGCGACTTTATCAACTTCTCTACACATTTTCTGACGGAAATATTCACCATTCCAATTGCGGGCGTCAGCGAGTTTTAGAAGCCTTTGAGTTTTCAGGCCAGCATAGTCTGATACAACACGGTTTCTTTTCACATGAGCCAGTTTCGACGCTGACTAAAGAGCAGGCACGTCACTCATTAGGGTTGCCTGACGACGCACTGATTTTAATCAGCGTTGGACTGGTCAGACCCTATAAGACACATGAACTTATAATCAAAGCAGTGCGTGACTTAGAGAGAAGGGCTGTACTTCTTATCGCTGGTGCATTTCATGACCGTGGTTACTATAGACGGCTGAAGAGTATTGCCTATCCAAACTATATTGAGAAGGTGAAGGGATTGTTAGGTAGGGGTGATATCAGGTTTCTAGATTATGTTAAAGAAAACGATCTAGCGGATTTAGCGCGTGCGGCAGACTATTTGATTAGCGCGCACGGCAAGAGGTCATTGACCACAGCTGCACCTCACTTTGCACAGCAGCATCTCTTGCCAATCATCTGCAGTAGATCACCCTACAATTGTGAAATTCTTGGTGAGGCGGGAATCTATTTTGATGTTGATGAATCCGGAGAGGATAACCTTTCGGAGGTATTGGCTGCATCATCTGAAGCGGAGCATGAAGAGAAAAAGAGAGCGCTTAAAGAGAATCGGAAAGCCTATTCATGGACGCTGGTTGGTAAGAAAACTGCTGATTTTTATCGGCAGATATGCACTATATAA
- a CDS encoding TusE/DsrC/DsvC family sulfur relay protein, protein MDLPDRDGDGYLTNMNIWTPEIGRAMAEADGIELDDVKWGHIMKAREYFEENSVVPPIRKFSKYAGADQKEMFKTWLTGPMKPITKYGGLPKPTGCV, encoded by the coding sequence ATGGATTTACCAGATCGCGACGGTGACGGATATCTCACCAATATGAATATTTGGACCCCTGAAATTGGCCGTGCAATGGCTGAGGCGGACGGTATTGAACTCGATGACGTCAAGTGGGGACACATTATGAAGGCGCGTGAGTACTTCGAAGAGAACAGCGTAGTACCGCCGATTCGTAAGTTTTCCAAGTACGCCGGTGCTGATCAGAAGGAGATGTTCAAGACCTGGCTGACCGGCCCGATGAAGCCGATAACCAAGTACGGTGGCCTGCCAAAGCCGACCGGCTGCGTCTGA